From Streptomyces fungicidicus, one genomic window encodes:
- a CDS encoding glycoside hydrolase family 3 protein produces the protein MPDSSNGSTGSTARPSRRTVLAATAGVTTALAAGGTVHAATGPSAPDDRKLRALISRMTLEEKVGQLFVMRVYGHSATDPDQADIDANLKEIGVRTAAEMLARYRVGGIIYFAWAHNTRDPHQIADLSNGIQKASLGLPRGLPVLVSTDQEHGIVARVGEPATLFPGAMAVGAGGSRADARTLGRIAGLELRALGIRQNYSPVADVNVNPANPVIGVRSFGSDPQSVADLVAAEVKGYESSHIASTAKHFPGHGDTVDDSHAKLPYIHHTRDQWEQLDAPPFEAAIAAGIDSIMTAHIVVPALDPSEDPATLSRPILTGILREELGYDGVVVTDSLGMEGVRTKYGDDRVPVLALKAGVDQLLNPPSLDVAWNAVLNAVRDGELTEDRLDESILRVLRMKAKLGLFKDPYVTHAGVDRTVGTRSHLATADRITERTTTLLVNEGGLLPLSRRRTPKLLVVGADPASPSGTTGPPTGVLAGALTELGFTATALSTGTAPSAATVAKAVAAAGDADAVVVATYNVTASSSQKTLVEQLLATGKPVVAVAVRNPYDVAHLPGVKAYLATYSWTDVELRAAARVIAGKVDPRGKLPVPVQRADDPATVLHPVGYGLTY, from the coding sequence GTGCCCGACAGCAGCAACGGAAGCACGGGAAGCACCGCGCGTCCGTCGAGACGCACCGTCCTCGCCGCGACGGCGGGTGTCACCACGGCCCTGGCGGCCGGCGGCACCGTCCACGCGGCCACCGGCCCGTCCGCCCCCGACGACAGAAAGCTGCGCGCCCTCATCTCCCGCATGACGCTGGAGGAGAAGGTCGGCCAGCTGTTCGTGATGCGGGTCTACGGCCACTCGGCCACCGACCCGGACCAGGCCGACATCGACGCCAACCTCAAGGAGATCGGCGTCCGCACGGCCGCCGAGATGCTCGCCCGGTACCGGGTCGGCGGCATCATCTACTTCGCCTGGGCGCACAACACCCGTGACCCGCACCAGATCGCGGACCTGTCCAACGGCATCCAGAAGGCGTCCCTCGGCCTGCCGCGCGGGCTGCCCGTGCTGGTCTCCACCGACCAGGAGCACGGCATCGTCGCCCGGGTGGGCGAGCCCGCCACCCTGTTCCCCGGGGCGATGGCCGTCGGCGCGGGCGGTTCGCGGGCCGACGCCCGCACCCTCGGCCGGATCGCGGGCCTCGAACTGCGCGCGCTGGGCATCCGCCAGAACTACTCACCGGTGGCCGACGTCAACGTCAACCCGGCCAACCCCGTCATCGGCGTGCGCTCCTTCGGCTCCGACCCGCAGTCCGTCGCGGACCTGGTGGCGGCGGAGGTCAAGGGCTACGAGTCGTCCCACATCGCCTCGACGGCCAAGCACTTCCCCGGACACGGCGACACCGTCGACGACAGCCACGCCAAGCTGCCGTACATCCACCACACCCGCGACCAGTGGGAGCAGCTGGACGCGCCGCCGTTCGAGGCCGCGATCGCCGCCGGCATCGACTCGATCATGACGGCCCACATCGTCGTGCCGGCGCTCGATCCCTCCGAGGACCCCGCCACCCTCTCCCGCCCGATCCTCACCGGCATCCTGCGCGAGGAACTGGGCTACGACGGCGTCGTGGTGACCGACTCCCTCGGCATGGAGGGCGTACGCACCAAGTACGGCGACGACCGGGTGCCGGTGCTGGCGCTGAAGGCGGGCGTCGACCAGCTCCTCAACCCGCCGTCCCTGGACGTCGCCTGGAACGCGGTCCTGAACGCCGTACGGGACGGCGAGCTGACCGAGGACCGGCTCGACGAATCGATCCTGCGGGTGCTGCGGATGAAGGCGAAGCTGGGCCTGTTCAAGGACCCGTACGTCACGCACGCCGGCGTCGACCGCACCGTGGGCACACGCTCGCACCTGGCCACCGCCGACCGGATCACCGAGCGGACCACCACCCTGCTCGTCAACGAGGGCGGCCTGCTGCCGCTGTCCCGCCGCAGGACGCCGAAGCTGCTGGTGGTCGGCGCCGACCCGGCCTCCCCGTCCGGCACGACGGGACCGCCGACCGGGGTCCTCGCGGGCGCCCTGACCGAGCTGGGCTTCACGGCCACCGCCCTGTCCACCGGCACGGCGCCGTCCGCCGCCACCGTCGCCAAGGCGGTCGCGGCTGCCGGGGACGCGGACGCGGTGGTCGTCGCCACGTACAACGTCACCGCCTCCAGCAGCCAGAAGACGCTCGTCGAGCAGTTGCTGGCGACGGGGAAGCCGGTCGTCGCGGTGGCGGTCCGCAACCCCTACGACGTGGCGCACCTGCCCGGCGTGAAGGCGTACCTGGCGACGTACTCCTGGACCGACGTCGAACTGCGGGCGGCGGCACGGGTGATCGCGGGCAAGGTGGACCCGAGGGGCAAGCTGCCGGTGCCGGTGCAGCGCGCGGACGACCCGGCGACGGTGCTCCACCCGGTCGGGTACGGGCTGACGTACTAG
- a CDS encoding YwqG family protein, translating to MSNWDSTAGPSGDPVGQTSRSSAFRAFARRHGVSDDAITRLLWSMEPAVHFDWKAPESVRPGDRVIGHIGGAPALPLDVEWEMGDIFVASFDLAAVPRTLFDDGLPREGHLLLFTWSDAGGGKALHIPPGIETTVRPVPVPSELDLQFGSSHRVLDRWAMVASRDDAWDAHAWLIGEDHGGIWGEAEGEEAEWHARLEAAVEEYAAKVGVRPAMDNSTDKLRGVQRNVHRSWDKSTDAFQRLREEAVLELRDAPERFDEVYDRAWRELPGQPLLHLATFNMEALQYDWMDGDISWLISRDALRAGRLDEAEHHWLG from the coding sequence GTGAGCAACTGGGACAGCACCGCCGGCCCCTCCGGCGATCCCGTGGGGCAGACGTCCCGCAGCAGCGCCTTCCGCGCCTTCGCCCGGCGGCACGGGGTGTCCGACGACGCCATCACCCGCCTGCTGTGGAGCATGGAGCCGGCGGTGCACTTCGACTGGAAGGCCCCGGAGAGCGTCCGGCCCGGCGACCGGGTGATCGGTCACATCGGAGGGGCGCCGGCGCTGCCCCTGGACGTGGAGTGGGAGATGGGCGACATCTTCGTCGCGTCCTTCGACCTCGCGGCGGTGCCCCGGACCCTCTTCGACGACGGGCTCCCACGGGAGGGGCACCTCCTGCTGTTCACCTGGTCGGACGCCGGCGGCGGCAAGGCGCTCCACATACCGCCCGGGATCGAGACGACCGTGCGCCCGGTACCCGTCCCGAGCGAACTGGACCTGCAGTTCGGGTCCTCCCACAGGGTGCTGGACCGCTGGGCCATGGTCGCCTCCCGTGACGACGCCTGGGACGCCCACGCCTGGCTCATCGGCGAGGACCACGGGGGCATCTGGGGCGAGGCGGAAGGCGAAGAGGCCGAGTGGCACGCTCGGCTAGAGGCCGCCGTCGAGGAGTACGCCGCCAAGGTCGGCGTCAGGCCGGCCATGGACAACAGCACCGACAAACTGCGGGGAGTGCAGCGGAACGTCCACCGCAGCTGGGACAAGAGCACCGACGCGTTCCAGCGCCTGCGGGAGGAGGCGGTCCTCGAACTCAGGGACGCCCCGGAGCGGTTCGACGAGGTCTACGACCGGGCGTGGCGGGAGCTGCCCGGACAGCCGCTGTTGCACCTCGCGACCTTCAACATGGAGGCGCTCCAGTACGACTGGATGGACGGCGACATCAGCTGGTTGATCAGCCGCGACGCCCTCCGCGCCGGACGGCTCGACGAGGCCGAGCACCACTGGCTGGGCTGA